One window of Treponema denticola genomic DNA carries:
- the sufB gene encoding Fe-S cluster assembly protein SufB: protein MSKAINQNTDKAPEDAALFQERKRTFVSDIERGVYDIKDSIDYKYSTGLGLNEEVVKKISARKKEPDWMLDLRLKSLAYFNARPMPDWGADISDLDIQEIIHYIVSDTKPLAETWDDVPEEIKKTFDRLGIPEAERNSLAGVGAQYDSEVVYHSLKEDLEKQGVVYLDMETAVHKYEDIVKKHFMQLIKPNDHKFAALHGAVWSGGSFVYVPKGVRVELPLQSYFRLNAQQSGQFEHTLIIVEEGAYLHFIEGCSAPKYYKNALHAGAVELYVGKKATLRYSTIENWSRNLYNLNTKRAIVEEDGAIEWVSGSFGSRVTMLYPMSILKGDRSRSEFTGVTFASEGQCLDTGTKTVHIGKNTVSEMRSRSIAKNGGEANYRGLLSIGANATGAKAVAECESLMLDDKSRSDTIPIIESHIDDVDIGHEAKIGRISESMVFYLMQRGLDEAAAKSLIIKGFVEPISKELPLEYAVELNNLITIELEGTIG from the coding sequence ATGAGTAAAGCCATAAACCAAAACACAGATAAAGCACCGGAGGATGCAGCCCTCTTTCAAGAAAGAAAGCGTACATTTGTTTCGGACATAGAACGCGGAGTCTATGACATAAAGGACAGCATCGATTATAAGTATTCGACGGGGCTCGGTTTAAACGAAGAAGTCGTAAAAAAAATATCCGCACGAAAAAAAGAACCCGATTGGATGCTGGACTTGCGCCTAAAATCCCTCGCATACTTTAATGCCAGACCCATGCCGGACTGGGGAGCCGATATTTCCGATTTGGATATTCAAGAGATAATCCACTACATTGTTTCCGACACAAAACCCTTAGCCGAAACTTGGGATGACGTTCCGGAAGAAATAAAAAAGACCTTTGACAGGCTGGGCATTCCCGAAGCCGAACGAAACTCCCTCGCAGGAGTGGGTGCCCAGTACGATTCGGAAGTCGTTTATCACAGTCTAAAAGAAGACTTGGAAAAACAGGGCGTAGTCTACTTGGATATGGAAACGGCCGTTCACAAGTACGAAGATATAGTAAAAAAGCATTTTATGCAGCTTATAAAGCCGAATGACCATAAATTTGCAGCCCTCCACGGTGCCGTTTGGTCGGGAGGTTCCTTTGTGTATGTTCCCAAGGGCGTAAGGGTCGAGCTTCCGCTTCAATCCTATTTTAGACTGAATGCCCAGCAGTCGGGGCAGTTTGAGCACACCCTTATAATTGTAGAAGAAGGAGCCTACCTCCATTTTATCGAAGGATGCAGTGCTCCCAAATACTATAAAAACGCCCTCCATGCAGGAGCCGTCGAGCTATATGTAGGAAAAAAAGCAACCCTGCGTTATTCGACAATCGAAAACTGGTCGCGCAACCTATATAACTTAAACACCAAAAGGGCTATAGTTGAAGAAGACGGAGCTATTGAATGGGTTTCGGGTTCATTCGGTTCAAGGGTTACCATGCTTTACCCTATGAGCATCTTAAAAGGCGACCGCTCCCGTTCCGAATTTACAGGGGTTACATTCGCTTCGGAAGGGCAGTGCCTTGATACGGGAACAAAGACTGTTCACATCGGAAAAAACACCGTTTCAGAAATGCGCTCCCGCTCCATCGCAAAAAACGGCGGGGAAGCAAACTACCGAGGCCTTTTGTCCATAGGAGCAAATGCAACCGGAGCTAAGGCTGTGGCCGAATGTGAATCCCTAATGCTTGACGATAAATCCCGCTCCGATACGATTCCGATTATAGAATCCCATATCGATGATGTAGACATAGGCCATGAGGCTAAAATCGGAAGGATAAGCGAATCAATGGTGTTCTACCTTATGCAAAGAGGCTTGGATGAGGCTGCCGCAAAATCCCTTATCATCAAGGGCTTTGTCGAACCTATCTCCAAGGAACTGCCTTTGGAATATGCCGTTGAATTGAACAATCTTATTACAATCGAATTGGAAGGAACTATAGGATAG
- the sufD gene encoding Fe-S cluster assembly protein SufD yields the protein MSDRTYFKRLDYTKTDIPSKPFCNLNCKANGRPYGRDDGCTEAENIEQMPIEQFLKTASSENIEKFFDFTKTKREKNCGLGDNYIQEVKDKRNSGIYIRVKKCEDKEKIANVLIHFTMDQANNVLYDQNLIVIEEGARAKIFFYHDVKEYDCSKADIFRNGLLSIVAEKNSQVEFIKVQNLSHCGINFETVKISAMEKAQVTLYDIQLGAKINGASTSTYMPEEWADVQIYPLYFADKTRRIDLEQNFIINGKNSLGAITAKGALKNIAHKMFRGNIFLNRGCSKSIARFSDNTIMLDKTTVGATIPTIFCDEDDVIGEHAASFEAVNKAKLYYLMTRGFDELSAKKLLIEAAFKPVFNRIDDETIREKLLEEFRISLDEIRD from the coding sequence ATGAGTGACAGAACTTATTTTAAACGGCTTGACTACACAAAAACGGATATCCCTTCAAAGCCTTTTTGCAATTTAAACTGTAAGGCTAATGGCCGGCCCTATGGCCGAGACGATGGCTGTACTGAAGCTGAAAATATAGAGCAAATGCCGATAGAGCAATTTTTAAAAACAGCCTCTTCGGAAAATATAGAAAAATTCTTTGATTTTACGAAAACAAAACGCGAAAAAAATTGCGGCCTCGGAGATAATTATATCCAAGAAGTAAAGGATAAAAGGAATTCCGGTATTTATATAAGGGTAAAAAAATGCGAAGATAAGGAAAAGATCGCCAATGTTCTAATCCATTTTACAATGGATCAAGCCAATAATGTTCTTTATGACCAAAATCTTATTGTAATTGAAGAAGGGGCAAGGGCTAAAATCTTTTTTTATCATGATGTAAAAGAATACGATTGCTCGAAGGCAGATATTTTTAGAAACGGACTTTTAAGCATAGTTGCCGAAAAAAACTCTCAAGTAGAATTTATAAAGGTACAAAACTTAAGTCACTGCGGCATCAACTTTGAAACCGTAAAAATTTCTGCAATGGAGAAGGCTCAAGTTACCCTTTATGATATTCAGCTTGGAGCAAAGATAAACGGAGCTTCAACTTCTACCTATATGCCGGAAGAATGGGCTGATGTTCAAATATATCCCCTCTATTTTGCAGATAAGACCAGACGCATCGACTTGGAGCAAAATTTTATCATCAACGGAAAAAATTCTCTAGGTGCAATTACGGCAAAGGGAGCTTTAAAGAACATAGCTCATAAAATGTTCCGGGGCAATATCTTTTTAAACAGGGGCTGCTCAAAGTCTATTGCAAGGTTTTCGGATAACACGATTATGCTCGATAAGACCACTGTGGGTGCGACAATCCCGACAATCTTTTGCGATGAAGATGACGTTATAGGAGAGCACGCAGCGAGCTTTGAGGCGGTAAACAAGGCTAAGCTTTACTACCTCATGACCCGCGGTTTTGACGAGCTGAGTGCCAAAAAGCTTTTAATCGAGGCTGCCTTTAAACCCGTTTTTAACCGCATTGATGATGAAACGATAAGAGAAAAGCTCTTAGAGGAATTCAGGATAAGCTTAGATGAGATAAGGGATTAA
- the lon gene encoding endopeptidase La, with protein MSDKKEIVPIESLLPQKLNIVPLSGRPIFPGIFTPLLINAPEDIKSIEDAYAGDGFIGLTLLKNNIENPQAKDLYKVGCAAKIVRKINLPDGGLNVFIATQKRFKIRKTVNDTNPIVVAVQYLDDEEEKNHEVEALTRALISEMKQLSENNPLFSEEMRLNMINIDHPGKIADFIASILNIQKEDQQKILETLNVKKRMEEVFVHIKKEQELLQVQRKIQDDLNMRVEKNQRDYFLREELKSIKEELGLTTDPKTNEEENFAKRIEEFQFTGEVKEVVDSEFEKFKMLDPYSSEYIVTRNYLETILSLPWKNSEPEEYDIAKAQKILNKDHYGLEDVKTRIIEYLSVRKLKKDTKGSIILLLGPPGVGKTSVGMSIARAMSKPFFRFSVGGMRDEAEIKGHRRTYIGAMPGKILQGLKIVKTNSPVFMIDEVDKMGQSYQGDPSSALLEVLDPEQNINFRDHYLDLPFDLSNIVFILTANTLDSIPRPLLDRAEVIKLSGYIDSEKVQIAKKHLIPKSLEKHGLKKNQVVYSQDMLLYIANSYAREAGVRNFEKKLDKIHRKVATEIVNGKRKEDEKLIVTKADIEKMLGKVIFRDDDIKKADVPGTSIGLAWTSMGGDTLLIETASMAGKGGFKLTGQAGNVMKESAGIALSWTRMFAVDQKIKKPDWFEKNIIHLHLPEGATPKDGPSAGITMATALLSLFSGKTIKPKLAMTGELSLTGQVLAIGGLKEKTIAARRNGIKEVIIPQANTRDLDEIPEYIKKGIKFYPVSHVEEVLDIAFRGALTKKKR; from the coding sequence ATGAGTGATAAAAAAGAAATTGTTCCGATAGAAAGCTTGTTGCCTCAAAAGTTGAATATTGTTCCTTTGAGCGGCAGGCCGATTTTTCCCGGCATTTTTACGCCGCTTTTAATTAATGCTCCCGAAGACATAAAGTCAATCGAAGATGCCTATGCTGGCGACGGTTTTATAGGGCTTACCCTTCTTAAAAACAATATAGAAAACCCTCAAGCCAAGGACTTGTACAAGGTAGGCTGTGCCGCAAAAATCGTGCGTAAGATAAATCTGCCCGACGGCGGGCTCAATGTTTTTATAGCCACTCAAAAACGCTTTAAAATTCGCAAAACCGTCAACGATACAAATCCGATAGTCGTAGCCGTTCAATATCTGGATGATGAAGAAGAAAAAAACCATGAGGTGGAAGCCCTTACTAGAGCCCTCATAAGCGAAATGAAGCAGCTTTCTGAAAACAATCCCTTATTTTCCGAAGAGATGAGGCTCAATATGATCAATATTGACCATCCCGGAAAAATAGCCGACTTTATCGCAAGTATCTTAAACATTCAAAAAGAAGATCAGCAAAAGATTCTTGAAACTCTAAACGTAAAAAAGAGAATGGAAGAGGTCTTTGTTCATATCAAAAAAGAGCAAGAACTTTTACAGGTTCAGCGGAAGATACAGGATGACCTCAACATGCGTGTCGAAAAAAATCAACGCGACTATTTTTTAAGGGAAGAACTTAAATCCATCAAAGAAGAATTGGGACTGACCACAGATCCTAAGACCAATGAAGAAGAAAATTTTGCAAAGAGGATAGAAGAGTTTCAGTTTACCGGAGAGGTAAAAGAGGTTGTGGACTCAGAGTTTGAAAAATTTAAGATGCTCGACCCCTATTCTTCCGAATACATAGTTACCCGCAATTATTTGGAAACCATTCTTTCCCTTCCGTGGAAAAATTCGGAGCCGGAAGAATACGATATTGCAAAAGCTCAAAAGATTTTAAACAAGGATCACTACGGGCTTGAAGACGTAAAGACCCGAATAATAGAATACCTTTCAGTGCGTAAATTAAAGAAGGACACCAAGGGTTCGATTATTCTTTTGTTGGGCCCGCCCGGTGTAGGTAAAACGAGCGTCGGAATGTCCATAGCCCGTGCTATGTCTAAGCCTTTCTTTAGGTTTTCAGTCGGAGGTATGAGGGATGAGGCCGAAATAAAGGGGCACCGAAGAACCTACATAGGAGCCATGCCCGGCAAAATCCTCCAGGGCTTAAAGATAGTAAAAACCAATTCTCCCGTTTTTATGATAGACGAGGTCGATAAGATGGGGCAAAGCTATCAGGGTGACCCTTCAAGTGCTCTCCTCGAAGTTTTGGATCCGGAGCAAAATATAAACTTTAGGGACCACTATTTGGATTTACCCTTTGACCTTTCCAACATAGTTTTTATTCTCACGGCAAACACCCTCGATTCCATTCCCCGCCCTCTTTTGGACAGGGCCGAGGTAATAAAGCTTTCCGGCTACATCGATTCCGAAAAGGTGCAGATAGCAAAAAAACACCTTATTCCGAAAAGCCTTGAAAAGCACGGCCTTAAAAAGAATCAGGTAGTTTACAGTCAGGATATGCTCCTTTACATTGCCAACTCTTATGCAAGGGAAGCCGGAGTACGCAACTTTGAAAAGAAGCTGGATAAGATTCACCGCAAGGTTGCAACCGAAATTGTAAACGGCAAAAGAAAAGAAGACGAAAAGCTGATCGTAACAAAGGCCGACATTGAAAAGATGCTGGGCAAGGTTATCTTCCGCGATGACGATATTAAAAAGGCCGATGTCCCCGGTACCTCGATAGGTCTTGCATGGACATCTATGGGCGGAGACACTCTTTTGATAGAAACTGCATCGATGGCCGGAAAGGGCGGCTTTAAGCTCACAGGTCAAGCCGGAAACGTTATGAAAGAATCCGCAGGCATAGCCCTTTCATGGACTCGAATGTTTGCCGTAGACCAAAAAATAAAAAAACCGGACTGGTTCGAAAAAAATATAATACACCTTCACTTACCTGAAGGGGCGACTCCCAAGGACGGCCCGTCCGCCGGTATCACTATGGCCACAGCTCTTTTATCTCTATTTTCAGGGAAAACCATCAAGCCTAAACTTGCTATGACCGGAGAGCTTTCGCTAACAGGACAGGTTCTTGCTATAGGCGGCCTAAAAGAAAAAACAATCGCCGCCCGCCGCAACGGGATAAAGGAAGTTATTATTCCTCAGGCTAACACAAGAGACTTGGACGAAATCCCCGAATACATTAAAAAGGGCATCAAGTTCTACCCCGTAAGCCATGTTGAAGAAGTTTTGGATATAGCCTTTAGGGGTGCATTGACTAAGAAAAAAAGATAG
- a CDS encoding DUF2281 domain-containing protein, producing the protein MLLTTVQEKLESIPDEYMVEVYNYLELLQYKILYKKQHEKSVKRFPNRRPDILKQPNFYMSPAFDEPLEDFKEYM; encoded by the coding sequence ATGCTGTTAACTACTGTTCAGGAAAAATTGGAATCAATTCCGGATGAATACATGGTTGAAGTGTATAATTATTTAGAACTTTTACAATACAAAATACTCTATAAAAAGCAACATGAAAAATCTGTAAAAAGATTTCCTAATCGTCGGCCGGACATTTTAAAGCAACCGAATTTCTATATGTCGCCGGCTTTTGACGAACCATTGGAAGATTTTAAGGAGTATATGTGA
- a CDS encoding type II toxin-antitoxin system VapC family toxin, protein MKYFLDTHALLWYLFDSENLSKTAKEIINNEFCYYSKVSLWEIAIKQTRNLLQYKNSIQDIIDTKIPLYDVKTVW, encoded by the coding sequence GTGAAATATTTTTTAGATACTCATGCACTTCTTTGGTATTTGTTTGATAGTGAAAATCTATCTAAAACGGCTAAAGAAATAATCAATAATGAATTTTGCTACTACAGTAAAGTTTCATTATGGGAAATTGCGATAAAACAGACCCGTAATCTTCTTCAGTATAAAAATTCAATCCAAGATATTATAGATACAAAAATTCCGTTGTATGATGTAAAAACTGTTTGGTAA
- a CDS encoding AbrB/MazE/SpoVT family DNA-binding domain-containing protein: MQVVVQKWGNSLGFRIPSLWAKDNNVKHGSKIEVIAEKGKIVILPQEKNLDDMLAMVTSENVHSEISTGYSVGNEEW; encoded by the coding sequence ATGCAGGTTGTAGTTCAGAAATGGGGTAATAGTCTCGGATTTAGAATACCCTCTCTTTGGGCAAAAGATAATAATGTAAAGCATGGAAGCAAAATAGAAGTAATCGCAGAAAAAGGAAAAATCGTAATTCTTCCTCAGGAAAAAAATCTTGATGATATGCTGGCAATGGTTACTTCTGAAAATGTTCATTCGGAAATTTCGACAGGTTATTCAGTAGGTAACGAAGAATGGTGA
- the mazF gene encoding endoribonuclease MazF: protein MVNSNYVPDRGDLVWLDFNPQAGHEQKGRRPAICISQKRYNQKVGLALFCPITSHIKGYPFEIVLDNHSINGCILSDQVKNLDYKKRSCDFIEKTTEEEINAVVDNIKLLIE from the coding sequence ATGGTGAATTCAAATTATGTTCCCGATAGAGGCGATTTAGTTTGGCTTGATTTTAATCCGCAAGCAGGACATGAGCAGAAAGGTCGTCGTCCTGCAATTTGCATTTCTCAAAAACGATACAATCAAAAAGTCGGACTTGCTTTATTTTGTCCTATTACAAGCCATATAAAAGGCTATCCTTTTGAAATTGTATTGGATAATCATTCGATAAATGGCTGTATTCTTAGCGACCAAGTAAAGAACCTTGATTATAAAAAAAGAAGTTGTGATTTTATAGAAAAAACAACAGAAGAAGAGATAAATGCTGTTGTAGATAATATAAAGTTGTTGATTGAGTAA
- a CDS encoding DMT family transporter, with translation MNKNIIAIIYAVAAAAFYALNVPCSKILLQNISPVFLAGLLYIGAGLGVGILYLFNFKKEQKSERLGKTDLPYTLGMIGLDIVAPILLMLGVKYGTSSNASLLGNFEIVATALIALIIFKEKVTWRLWLAILFITASSIILSFESIEGLNFSIGSLFVLGATICWGLENNCTRRISNKSTYQIVTIKGLCSGFGSIIVALVSGKIGFALKYIPFALLLGFVAYGLSIFTYIRAQKYLGAAKTSAYYSLAPFIGTFLAFILLKESISIKYISALVVMIIGTVFIVYDTLIKEHLHGHRHTFTHTHNGITHTHTISHSHLHNHFISDSKHGHHHSIEELENELKNEAGK, from the coding sequence ATGAATAAAAATATAATCGCGATTATTTATGCAGTTGCTGCTGCAGCTTTTTATGCATTGAATGTTCCTTGTTCTAAAATACTCCTTCAAAATATTTCACCTGTATTTTTGGCCGGGCTTCTTTATATTGGAGCAGGACTTGGTGTAGGAATTTTGTATTTATTCAATTTTAAAAAAGAGCAAAAATCTGAACGCCTTGGTAAAACTGATTTACCGTATACTTTGGGGATGATTGGTCTTGATATTGTCGCTCCAATTTTGTTAATGCTTGGGGTGAAATACGGAACTTCATCAAATGCATCTTTGCTTGGAAATTTTGAAATAGTAGCTACAGCATTAATTGCATTGATTATATTTAAGGAAAAAGTGACATGGAGGTTATGGCTTGCAATTCTTTTTATTACCGCTTCAAGTATAATTCTTTCGTTTGAAAGTATTGAAGGATTAAATTTTTCCATAGGCTCTTTGTTTGTTCTTGGAGCAACAATTTGCTGGGGATTGGAAAATAATTGTACCCGCAGAATATCAAATAAAAGTACATATCAGATTGTAACAATAAAAGGACTTTGTTCAGGATTTGGTTCGATAATTGTAGCTCTTGTTTCCGGTAAAATCGGTTTTGCTCTTAAATATATTCCTTTCGCATTATTGTTAGGATTTGTAGCCTACGGATTAAGTATTTTTACATACATTCGTGCTCAAAAATATTTGGGTGCAGCTAAAACAAGTGCATATTATTCGCTTGCACCATTCATAGGAACATTTTTGGCATTTATATTATTAAAAGAGAGCATATCAATTAAATATATATCGGCGTTAGTTGTAATGATTATAGGCACTGTTTTTATAGTGTATGATACATTAATTAAAGAACATTTACACGGACATAGGCATACATTTACACATACACATAACGGCATAACGCACACACATACAATATCCCATTCTCATTTACATAATCATTTTATTTCTGATTCAAAACATGGTCATCATCATAGCATTGAGGAATTAGAAAATGAATTAAAAAATGAGGCAGGAAAATAA
- a CDS encoding protein-ADP-ribose hydrolase — protein sequence MTQTERRRFLIEYLLAENSQYRGVQIPESETEQKYLLRSLVNVRHAVPASEEFLHIEDEYLQEEIKLSGITDIADLVPACDDLYIWRGDITTLKVDAIVNAANSGMTGCWQPCHSCIDNCIHTFAGIRLRAACDSIIKKQGHEEPTGQTKITPAFNLPCKFVLHTVGPIVEGQLTQTDCDLLSSCYKSCLDLAHDKGLRSIAFCCISTGVFGFPQEEAARIAAAAVKEWKEKNEKSGSSPNMAGHTGGMKVVFNVFTEKDEEIYRGLIFSR from the coding sequence ATGACACAGACAGAGCGGAGGCGTTTTTTGATTGAATATCTTCTCGCAGAAAATTCACAATATAGAGGAGTGCAGATTCCTGAAAGTGAAACAGAGCAAAAATATCTTCTTCGCTCACTTGTGAATGTGCGTCATGCAGTTCCTGCGAGTGAAGAGTTTTTGCATATTGAAGATGAGTATTTGCAGGAAGAAATTAAATTGAGCGGAATTACCGACATCGCGGATTTAGTTCCGGCTTGTGATGATCTTTACATTTGGCGAGGCGACATCACTACACTTAAAGTTGACGCAATCGTAAATGCAGCGAACAGCGGAATGACAGGCTGCTGGCAGCCGTGCCACTCCTGTATCGACAACTGCATACACACATTTGCAGGAATAAGGCTCCGTGCCGCCTGCGATTCGATTATAAAAAAGCAAGGGCATGAAGAGCCGACAGGACAAACAAAAATCACTCCTGCGTTTAATCTGCCGTGTAAGTTTGTGCTTCATACTGTTGGCCCAATTGTGGAAGGGCAGCTTACCCAAACTGATTGCGATTTGCTTTCTTCATGCTATAAATCTTGTCTTGATTTGGCGCATGATAAGGGCCTTAGGTCGATAGCCTTTTGCTGTATTTCAACAGGCGTTTTCGGTTTTCCGCAGGAAGAGGCGGCACGAATCGCGGCCGCTGCCGTCAAAGAATGGAAAGAAAAAAACGAGAAATCCGGTTCAAGCCCCAACATGGCAGGCCATACCGGCGGAATGAAGGTTGTGTTTAATGTGTTCACTGAAAAAGATGAGGAGATTTACAGGGGGCTTATTTTCAGCCGTTAA
- a CDS encoding SIR2 family NAD-dependent protein deacylase → MAEKIEKLKQVLYEAETIVIGAGSGLSTSAGFTYSGERFEKYFSDFAVKYGFHDMYSGGFTPFESLEEHWAYWSRYIMINRYMDPPKPVYKDLFSLVKDKDYFVITTNVDHCFQKAGFDKNRLFYTQGDYGLFQCSEPCHEETYDNEKQIRAMWEFRDEMKVPTELVPRCPVCGKPMSMNLRADHTFVTDKGWHKASKQYEKFLQTRNIIGPQGQQEHQANSGKILFLELGVGGNTPGIIKYPFWQMTEKNPNAGYACINFGEAVVPLKIEKQSICINDDIGEVLKKMV, encoded by the coding sequence ATGGCAGAGAAGATTGAGAAATTAAAACAGGTTCTTTACGAAGCGGAAACAATTGTCATCGGTGCCGGAAGCGGGCTTTCCACTTCGGCAGGATTTACTTATTCCGGAGAACGGTTTGAAAAATATTTTTCAGATTTCGCGGTAAAATACGGTTTTCATGATATGTATTCCGGAGGGTTCACTCCTTTTGAATCGCTCGAAGAGCATTGGGCATATTGGAGCCGTTATATTATGATAAACCGCTATATGGATCCGCCGAAACCGGTTTATAAAGATTTGTTTTCGCTTGTGAAGGACAAGGATTATTTTGTGATCACGACAAATGTAGACCATTGCTTTCAAAAAGCCGGCTTTGACAAGAACCGGCTATTTTACACGCAGGGCGACTACGGATTGTTTCAATGCAGCGAGCCGTGTCATGAGGAAACTTATGACAATGAAAAACAAATCCGAGCAATGTGGGAATTTCGTGATGAAATGAAAGTTCCGACAGAACTTGTTCCCCGTTGTCCTGTTTGCGGAAAGCCGATGAGCATGAACCTACGGGCAGACCACACTTTTGTAACGGACAAAGGCTGGCACAAGGCATCAAAACAATATGAAAAGTTTTTGCAAACTCGGAATATAATCGGTCCGCAGGGTCAACAAGAGCATCAAGCAAACAGCGGGAAAATACTGTTTCTTGAACTGGGCGTTGGAGGAAATACTCCCGGAATAATAAAGTATCCGTTTTGGCAAATGACTGAAAAAAATCCGAATGCGGGTTATGCCTGCATCAATTTTGGAGAAGCCGTTGTGCCGCTCAAAATAGAAAAGCAATCTATCTGTATCAATGACGATATTGGCGAAGTCTTAAAGAAAATGGTATAA
- a CDS encoding Rrf2 family transcriptional regulator produces MKISVRFTAAVHTLLCIRYFEKDMRVTSDFISASTGVNAVIIRKILLQLQKAGLVKTAAGVGGSHLAQASDKITLLDVYNAINEGEEERDIFNFHPNPNPKCPVGRKIHLVLDAKLDDAQKAMKDSLSKTTIADLSKDI; encoded by the coding sequence ATGAAAATAAGTGTTCGTTTTACGGCAGCAGTACATACTCTTTTGTGTATCCGGTATTTTGAAAAAGATATGCGTGTTACTTCGGATTTTATTTCTGCAAGCACAGGTGTAAATGCCGTTATCATAAGAAAAATTTTGCTTCAGTTACAAAAAGCGGGACTTGTAAAAACTGCCGCAGGGGTCGGCGGGTCGCACTTGGCTCAAGCCTCAGATAAAATAACGCTTCTCGATGTTTACAACGCAATCAATGAGGGAGAGGAAGAGAGGGATATTTTTAATTTTCATCCTAATCCGAATCCTAAATGTCCTGTGGGAAGAAAAATTCATCTTGTGCTTGATGCTAAATTGGATGATGCCCAAAAAGCAATGAAGGATTCGCTTAGCAAAACAACTATTGCCGATTTAAGTAAAGATATCTAA
- the yedF gene encoding sulfurtransferase-like selenium metabolism protein YedF produces MIEVNAMGQACPIPVIMAKKAVRENTGKENISVKVDNEVATQNLSKMAAQLGIGVEVNKISEKEFTVLLKAKDGVNLNPVAVPQTSSGEYAVVINSDQMGSGDEGFGKKLLEGFIYALTEQDVLPKFVVCYNSGVKLTTENEKTVNDLKALASQGCEVLSCGLCLDFYGLKEKLKVGTPTNMYRITEIMRTHFVVRP; encoded by the coding sequence ATGATAGAAGTAAATGCTATGGGACAGGCTTGTCCTATTCCCGTTATTATGGCAAAAAAGGCTGTCAGGGAAAATACGGGTAAAGAAAATATCTCGGTCAAGGTGGATAATGAGGTGGCAACTCAAAACCTTTCAAAGATGGCGGCTCAGCTCGGCATAGGGGTTGAGGTAAACAAGATTTCGGAAAAGGAGTTTACAGTTCTTTTAAAGGCAAAAGACGGCGTAAATTTAAATCCTGTTGCCGTTCCTCAAACTTCAAGCGGAGAATATGCTGTTGTGATAAACTCGGATCAGATGGGGTCAGGAGATGAAGGCTTCGGCAAAAAGCTTTTAGAAGGTTTTATCTATGCACTCACGGAACAGGATGTGCTTCCCAAGTTTGTTGTCTGCTATAATTCGGGTGTAAAACTTACAACCGAAAACGAAAAAACCGTAAATGACTTAAAGGCTCTTGCCTCTCAAGGCTGCGAAGTTCTGTCTTGCGGCTTGTGTCTTGACTTTTACGGACTTAAAGAAAAGCTCAAGGTAGGAACTCCTACAAATATGTACCGCATTACCGAAATTATGCGCACCCACTTTGTAGTGCGTCCATAG
- a CDS encoding DUF3343 domain-containing protein: MKTYGVFSFSSSHHAIAAEAITSGEVMASAEVSDAEALETSGDFSSAASAIEGLTEARLIPLPPEISAGCGLVLRVNEEGIKMTSRLLTEAEIPYTGTYLLKIETNKRFVEKYDLS; encoded by the coding sequence TTGAAAACCTACGGAGTTTTTTCGTTTTCGTCTTCTCATCATGCGATAGCCGCTGAAGCCATAACTTCTGGCGAAGTTATGGCTTCAGCTGAAGTTTCCGATGCTGAAGCATTGGAAACTTCGGGAGATTTTTCTTCTGCTGCAAGTGCAATTGAGGGCCTGACTGAGGCGAGGCTTATTCCTCTTCCGCCTGAAATTTCTGCGGGCTGCGGTTTGGTTTTACGGGTAAATGAAGAAGGTATAAAAATGACTTCACGCCTTTTAACCGAGGCCGAAATTCCTTATACGGGAACGTATCTTTTAAAAATAGAAACAAATAAAAGGTTTGTGGAAAAATATGATCTATCTTGA